From a region of the Takifugu flavidus isolate HTHZ2018 chromosome 20, ASM371156v2, whole genome shotgun sequence genome:
- the naif1 gene encoding nuclear apoptosis-inducing factor 1: protein MASAAKKRKMNFSEREVEILVEEIEKQKHTLVNHFNAGVTHMAKNKAWVDILKKVNAVTTCPRELPEVKKKWSDMKTEVRRKVAQARAAIEGTSADSAPVPVILTAMQQRICNLLGEATIISLPAGDSDAEITLPVTVNTTVSLAETEAAYHSLEDGGVVEYCTTIIGDSAPTVVAAVEAPVEMLAPAASTSPSQPPSQGKPQELKSRIALNSARLLQEQRVTNVHIRQIAQHLESQNELLQMMRRSQEAQALAQERQAQALEGTQAALLALVQMLRPALKELRKSLQGRTETANGSTSAAAAVVDRTSLEEQNRPQTPPLEAQSMQDAQ from the exons ATGGCATCTGCggcgaaaaaaagaaaaatgaatttttcagagagagaggtggaaaTTCTCGTAGAGGAAATAGAGAAACAAAAGCACACACTAGTTAACCACTTCAATGCCGGAGTCACTCACATGGCGAAGAATAAAGCTTGGGTGGACATCCTGAAAAAGGTGAACGCTGTAACCACCTGTCCGCGGGAGTTGCCTGAGGTGAAAAAGAAGTGGTCTGACATGAAGACTGAAGTCCGCCGCAAAGTGGCCCAGGCCCGGGCTGCGATAGAGGGCACGTCCGCTGACTCCGCACCAGTTCCCGTCATCCTGACTGCGATGCAGCAGAGGATCTGTAACCTCCTGGGAGAGGCCACCATCATCAGCCTCCCTGCAGGAGACTCGGATGCTGAAATCACCCTCCCGGTCACCGTCAACACTACCGTCTCCCTGGCAGAGA cagaagcagcgtaTCACTCCCTGGAGGACGGAGGCGTGGTGGAGTATTGCACCACCATCATCGGCGACTCAGCCCCCACGGTGGTGGCAGCTGTGGAGGCTCCGGTAGAGATGTTGGCTCCAGCAGCCTCGACCTCACCCTCCCAGCCTCCCAGTCAGGGCAAACCTCAGGAACTGAAAAGCCGCATCGCTCTGAACTCGGCCcgtctgctgcaggagcagagagtCACCAACGTCCACATCCGACAGATCGCTCAGCACCTGGAGAGTCAGAATGAACTGCTGCAGATGATGCGACGCTCCCAGGAGGCCCAGGCCCTGGCCCAGGAAAGACAAGCCCAGGCCCTGGAGGGTACCCAGGCTGCCCTCTTAGCATTAGTTCAGATGCTGAGACCTGCTCTGAAAGAGCTTCGCAAGTCCCTGCAGGGTAGGACAGAGACAGCAAACGGCagcacctcagcagcagcagcggtggtgGACAGAACATCCCTAGAGGAGCAGAACAGACCCCAAACACCCCCGCTTGAGGCACAGAGCATGCAAGATGCACAGTAG
- the dpm2 gene encoding dolichol phosphate-mannose biosynthesis regulatory protein, with translation MATGADQAVGFGLVAFSLLLFAYYSVWVVVLPFVDGDHVLNKYFLPREYSVILPGVAALALLLFVGTFITTVMWKNRSPKKVD, from the exons atg gccACAGGAGCAGATCAGGCGGTCGGCTTCGGTCTTGTGGCCTTCAGCCTGCTGTTGTTCGCCTACTACTCTGTGTGGGTTGTCGTCCTG CCGTTCGTTGACGGGGACCACGTCCTGAACAAATACTTCCTTCCTCGGGAATACTCGGTCATCCTGCCTGGAGTAGCAGCCCTGGCGCTGCTCTTGTTCGTGG GGACCTTTATAACAACGGTCATGTGGAAGAACCGAAGCCCAAAGAAGGTGGACTGA